One Alnus glutinosa chromosome 3, dhAlnGlut1.1, whole genome shotgun sequence genomic region harbors:
- the LOC133863189 gene encoding protein FAR-RED IMPAIRED RESPONSE 1-like: MDSSSSRLDTEGQFDGALDGALTHQDDHQNVEEPKDLTTFISDEELSDKDDEKVEEPKDLMTFSSDEELSDKEENVVLPVVLKDDEKIEEPKSSMTFSSIEEVCSYYRRYAKQAGFGVAHRTSRKTKGIKSYVVLICTRGGDERATNDVAKPIPTTNRTGCGARICTKLCGDGTWFLSKVELTHNHSLSPGKARFFRSNRKINDAAKRRLELNDRVGIRLSKNFNSLVVESGGFESLSFGKRDCRNYINKAKELRFGKGGAQALCDYFRRMQKQNSGFYFMIDMDDDCRLRNVFWADARSRATYDFFGDVITFDTTYLTNSYDMPFAPFVGVNHHGQSILLGAGLISSEDTDTFVWLFKCWLECMNGQAPKAIITDQDRAMKNAISIVFPESRHRYCMWHIMKKFPEKFGSHANFDGIKSAINKCLYDSQTCEEYEENWKDLLEKYNLHDNAWLNGLYRDKTFWVPVYMKDTFWAGMNTTQ, translated from the exons ATGGACTCTTCAAGTTCACGATTGGATACCGAGGGTCAATTTGACGGTGCTTTAGACGGTGCTTTAACCCATCAAGACGACCATCAAAATG ttgaagaaccgaaGGATTTAACGACGTTTATTTCAGATGAAGAGTTGAGTGATAAGGATgatgagaaagttgaagaaccaAAGGATTTAATGACTTTTAGTTCAGATGAAGAGTTGAGTgataaggaagaaaatgtggTCTTACCTGTGGTGttaaaggatgatgagaaaATTGAAGAGCCGAAGTCATCAATGACTTTTAGTTCAATAGAAGAAGTTTGCTCTTATTATAGGAGGTATGCTAAGCAAGCTGGGTTTGGTGTAGCTCATAGAACCTCGAGAAAAACGAAGGGTATAAAAAGTTACGTAGTGCTTATATGTACTCGTGGAGGTGACGAGCGAGCTACAAATGATGTTGCGAAGCCAATTCCAACAACTAATAGAACAGGGTGTGGTGCTAGGATTTGTACGAAATTATGTGgtgatggaacgtggttttTGAGTAAAGTTGAGCTGACGCATAATCATTCGTTAAGCCCGGGTAAAGcgagattttttagaagcaaTAGAAAAATTAATGATGCTGCAAAAAGAAGACTTGAGCTAAATGATAGAGTAGGAATACGTCTGAGTAAGAATTTCAATTCGTTAGTCGTTGAAAGTGGGGGGTTTGAGAGTCTTTCTTTTGGAAAGAGAGATTGTCGGAATTAtattaataaggcaaaagaactCCGTTTTGGTAAAGGGGGTGCCCAAGCACTTTGTGATTACTTCAGAAGAATGCAAAAGCAAAATAGTGGCTTCTACTTTATGATAGATATGGATGATGATTGTAGGTTACGAAATGTTTTTTGGGCGGATGCACGGAGTAGGGCAACATATGATTTCTTTGGAGATGTTATTACGTTTGACACAACGTATTTGACCAATAGCTATGacatgccatttgctccttttgtaggagtgaatcatcatggtcaatctATACTTTTGGGGGCAGGACTAATTTCAAGTGAGGATACAGACacatttgtgtggttgtttaaATGTTGGTTGGAGTGCATGAATGGCCAAGCCCCTAAAGCAATTATAACAGACCAGGATAgagctatgaaaaatgcaatttcTATTGTTTTCCCTGAAAGTCGacatagatattgtatgtggcaCATTATGAAAAAGTTCCCTGAAAAATTTGGATcacatgctaattttgatgGCATTAAGAGTGCCATAAATAAATGTTTGTATGACTCTCAAACGTGTGAAGAATATGAGGAAAACTGGAAAGATCTACTGGAGAAGTATAACCTTCATGATAATGCATGGTTGAATGGGTTATATAGGGATAAGACATTTTGGGTGCCGGTAT